The following proteins are encoded in a genomic region of Thermococcus henrietii:
- a CDS encoding ATPase domain-containing protein: MLVRLGIPWIEEVLPKGFPANTSTLVSGPGGSGKPLIGYIFASGWLKNGGAVVFLLTSTTVEYLQNTMRLLGASLERYRRRVFFVELDPTIEGIELVSDNHVRANFVKPNVWDEAIALGSVYLSNSHPPLGTMVVGSALNLLFFSPTYGRAIHEKIKGALSVDKTKTYFLTVNTDVFRDMVEELEKVADNLMFSRMEKPMRLFLRVERVKGAPFERKEIEVPLSKEILEEIRKEAERGKKNLIPAIKRL, encoded by the coding sequence ATGCTCGTGAGGCTCGGGATTCCCTGGATTGAGGAAGTACTCCCCAAGGGGTTTCCGGCGAACACATCAACACTCGTCAGCGGGCCCGGCGGCTCAGGAAAGCCCCTAATCGGCTACATCTTCGCCTCCGGCTGGCTCAAAAACGGTGGAGCGGTCGTCTTCCTCCTCACGAGCACGACAGTTGAATACCTTCAGAACACGATGAGGCTCCTCGGTGCGAGCCTTGAGCGGTACAGGAGAAGGGTCTTCTTCGTTGAGCTCGACCCGACGATTGAGGGAATCGAACTCGTCTCCGACAACCACGTCAGGGCCAACTTTGTGAAACCCAACGTCTGGGACGAGGCTATAGCGCTTGGAAGCGTCTACCTCAGCAACTCCCATCCGCCCTTAGGCACCATGGTGGTAGGCTCCGCGCTGAACCTGCTATTCTTCTCGCCGACCTATGGAAGGGCCATCCACGAAAAGATTAAGGGGGCACTGAGCGTTGATAAAACGAAGACGTATTTCCTGACCGTGAACACCGACGTCTTCAGGGACATGGTGGAGGAGCTGGAGAAGGTAGCCGACAACCTCATGTTCAGCAGGATGGAGAAGCCGATGAGGCTCTTCCTGAGGGTCGAGCGGGTGAAAGGCGCTCCCTTCGAGCGGAAAGAAATCGAGGTTCCTCTCTCGAAGGAAATCCTTGAGGAGATTAGGAAGGAAGCGGAGAGGGGCAAGAAGAACCTGATTCCCGCTATAAAGCGGCTCTGA
- a CDS encoding ATP-binding cassette domain-containing protein: MALLEVENLSIDLGDFHLRDVSLSVEENDYLTVIGPTGAGKSVLLEAVAGFYPLLSGRVILEGRDITNEPPERRGISIVYQDYMLFPHMSVFDNIAFGLRKKGLPRGEIEREVRSIAGELHIGHILHRKPGTLSGGEQQRVALARALIVGPKVLLMDEPFSALDSKTREKLRSLVKSVIEEHGTTVIHVTHDFEDVFALAKHVAVMRDGRIVQFGTPEEVFSRPGDEFIASFVGTNLLRGRVEGLRDGLTAVRVGDVILYTADEAEGEATLSLRPEEIILAREPGECSAQNVVPVEIAEMERRGQLVWLSLVSDGLSLRAVVTPNAVELLKIRPGERFYALFKASALRVVK; this comes from the coding sequence ATGGCCCTGTTAGAGGTTGAGAACCTGAGCATAGACCTCGGGGACTTCCACCTTAGAGACGTCTCGCTCTCGGTCGAGGAGAACGATTACCTCACCGTCATCGGGCCAACCGGGGCCGGAAAATCCGTCCTCCTTGAGGCGGTAGCCGGCTTTTACCCCCTCCTCTCAGGAAGGGTAATCCTTGAGGGGCGCGACATCACCAACGAGCCGCCGGAGCGGAGGGGGATAAGCATAGTCTACCAGGACTACATGCTCTTCCCGCACATGAGCGTCTTCGACAACATAGCGTTCGGGCTGAGGAAGAAGGGCCTCCCGCGGGGAGAAATCGAGAGGGAGGTCCGCTCAATAGCTGGGGAGCTCCACATAGGTCACATCCTCCACAGGAAGCCAGGGACGCTGAGCGGCGGTGAGCAGCAGAGGGTTGCACTCGCAAGGGCCCTAATCGTCGGGCCAAAGGTCCTCCTGATGGACGAGCCTTTCTCCGCCCTCGACTCGAAGACGAGGGAAAAGTTGCGCTCCCTCGTGAAGTCCGTCATCGAGGAGCACGGCACGACGGTAATCCACGTCACCCACGACTTCGAGGACGTCTTTGCCCTGGCAAAGCACGTCGCGGTGATGAGAGACGGGAGAATTGTCCAGTTTGGAACGCCGGAGGAGGTCTTTTCGCGGCCGGGTGACGAGTTCATAGCGAGCTTCGTCGGGACGAACCTGCTCAGGGGGCGCGTTGAAGGCCTCCGCGACGGCCTGACGGCTGTTAGGGTCGGGGACGTAATCCTCTACACCGCTGATGAGGCGGAAGGGGAAGCCACGCTCTCGCTCAGGCCAGAGGAGATAATACTCGCCAGGGAGCCCGGGGAATGCTCTGCTCAGAACGTTGTCCCCGTTGAGATAGCGGAGATGGAGAGGCGCGGCCAGCTCGTCTGGCTTTCGCTCGTCTCGGACGGCCTCTCGCTCCGCGCGGTTGTCACACCGAACGCCGTCGAGCTGCTCAAGATAAGGCCCGGTGAGAGGTTCTACGCCCTCTTCAAAGCGAGCGCACTGAGGGTGGTGAAATGA
- a CDS encoding beta/alpha barrel domain-containing protein, which produces MNPLRLFELYLDEDCPYFDETTELLGIEGKGELRIISREPGVSACTEELSAFLSSLGLETGFIPSGRTFDAGSAILSARGDLRTLFRVWRVSQTFLSLTCAIATETRKLVNLARKVNPNVIIATTRKTHPGMRYFELKAVKAGGGGIHRNSLSDSVLITGNHLRVVDCLGGLGDLKTLRKVELEPGTAEEAMKYAKTADLLLLDHFSPEELEDLVPRLRELNPSLEIAVAGNINADNIADYARLADVIVTSAPYYARPLDLTTRIERL; this is translated from the coding sequence ATGAACCCTCTGAGGCTCTTCGAGCTATACCTCGACGAGGACTGCCCCTACTTCGACGAGACAACCGAGCTGCTCGGCATTGAGGGGAAAGGAGAGCTGAGGATAATCTCAAGGGAGCCTGGAGTTTCAGCGTGCACGGAGGAGCTCTCCGCTTTTTTATCCTCCCTTGGACTTGAGACCGGCTTCATCCCGAGCGGAAGAACTTTCGATGCAGGCTCGGCAATCCTCTCGGCGAGGGGAGACCTGAGAACGCTCTTCCGGGTCTGGCGCGTGAGCCAGACGTTCCTCTCGCTGACCTGCGCGATAGCGACCGAGACGAGAAAGCTCGTCAATCTCGCGAGGAAAGTAAATCCCAACGTCATCATCGCGACGACGCGCAAGACTCACCCGGGGATGCGCTACTTCGAGCTGAAAGCAGTTAAAGCCGGCGGCGGGGGAATCCACAGGAACTCGCTCAGCGACTCCGTTCTGATAACCGGGAACCACCTCCGCGTTGTTGATTGTCTCGGAGGGCTTGGAGACCTTAAAACCCTCAGAAAAGTCGAGTTGGAGCCAGGGACTGCCGAGGAAGCCATGAAGTACGCCAAGACCGCTGACCTTCTCCTCCTCGACCACTTCTCACCGGAGGAGCTTGAGGACCTCGTGCCGAGACTTAGGGAGCTTAACCCCTCGCTTGAGATAGCCGTCGCGGGCAACATAAACGCCGATAACATCGCCGACTACGCCCGCCTGGCCGATGTCATAGTGACGAGCGCTCCCTACTACGCCAGGCCCCTCGACCTGACGACGAGGATTGAGCGACTTTAA
- a CDS encoding ABC transporter permease produces the protein MEGLSFRRVTIAVAFIFTFFLFVAIATLFFVPRPHEILEALRSEEMVYSLKLSLITASVSTVLVILVGIPIGYALSRFDFPGKSAVKSVLDLPMAFPELVLGLALLLLFGRTAVGEALSDLGVKVVFTKLGIVVAQFFTALPYAVRVIYTTFEEISPRYELVARSLGYSEFETFRKVTLPMAKNGLFASTIISFARSMGAFGAVLILAGGSYMNTEILPVTLYLNISYGNIGMAITSGIVLVVVSFLAILLFERLEGGEHGPVRG, from the coding sequence ATGGAAGGGCTGAGCTTCAGGAGAGTCACGATTGCGGTCGCGTTCATCTTCACGTTTTTCCTTTTCGTGGCGATAGCGACGCTCTTCTTCGTGCCGAGGCCCCACGAAATCCTTGAGGCGCTGAGGTCGGAGGAGATGGTCTACTCCCTCAAGCTCTCGCTCATAACGGCATCGGTCTCAACGGTTCTCGTCATCCTCGTGGGAATACCGATAGGCTACGCCCTCTCGCGCTTCGACTTCCCTGGAAAGAGCGCGGTCAAGTCAGTCCTCGACCTGCCGATGGCCTTCCCGGAGCTCGTCCTCGGTCTCGCTCTGCTCCTCCTCTTCGGCAGGACTGCGGTCGGGGAAGCCCTCAGCGACCTTGGGGTAAAGGTTGTCTTCACGAAGCTCGGCATCGTCGTGGCCCAGTTCTTCACGGCACTCCCCTACGCCGTCAGGGTAATCTACACGACGTTTGAGGAGATAAGCCCGCGCTACGAGCTCGTCGCGAGGAGCCTCGGCTACTCCGAGTTCGAGACCTTCAGGAAGGTGACGCTCCCGATGGCCAAGAACGGCCTCTTTGCCTCGACCATAATCTCGTTCGCGCGCTCGATGGGTGCCTTCGGTGCCGTGCTCATCTTAGCTGGCGGGAGCTACATGAACACTGAGATACTGCCGGTGACGCTCTACCTGAACATCTCCTACGGCAACATCGGCATGGCAATAACGAGCGGCATAGTGCTCGTCGTGGTCTCGTTCCTCGCGATACTCCTCTTCGAGAGGCTGGAGGGTGGAGAGCATGGCCCTGTTAGAGGTTGA
- the hisC gene encoding histidinol-phosphate transaminase — translation MRIRKNVLNLPSWEPVGEPEVRIRLDRNESPFDLPHGLKRELFSELSRIPLNRYPPAFPTDVEAKIAGALGLSPENVMLANGSDELIGLILKLFEGDRVVISSPTFGMYSFFAAVEGLKVEDVPLGENFELGNIEAHAENARAVFICSPNNPTGNVQPRKRIIEVLETGAPVVLDEAYAEFSRESSTGLVKDYDNLIVLRTFSKAFGLAGARLGYAVASEETMEQLRKLRPPFSVNSLSLATADFMLNHLDYVRKIIRYIVSERERLYHALRPYAYPSEANFLLVKLDAHDFLLERGIAVKKLSGRLEGHIRITVGRKEENDALLDALREFLEVAP, via the coding sequence GTGAGAATTAGAAAAAACGTGCTGAACCTTCCCTCATGGGAGCCCGTTGGGGAGCCAGAAGTGAGAATCCGCCTCGACAGGAACGAGAGCCCCTTTGACCTGCCGCACGGCCTCAAGAGGGAGCTCTTCTCGGAGCTCTCGCGGATTCCCCTGAACCGCTATCCTCCGGCTTTTCCCACCGACGTCGAGGCGAAAATCGCCGGAGCCCTCGGGTTAAGCCCCGAAAACGTCATGCTCGCCAACGGGAGCGACGAGCTGATAGGCCTAATCCTCAAGCTCTTCGAGGGCGACCGGGTAGTGATAAGCTCGCCGACGTTCGGGATGTACTCCTTCTTCGCGGCCGTCGAGGGGCTGAAGGTTGAGGACGTCCCCCTCGGCGAAAACTTCGAGCTCGGTAACATCGAGGCCCACGCGGAGAACGCGAGGGCCGTCTTCATTTGCTCTCCCAATAATCCGACGGGGAACGTCCAGCCCCGGAAGAGGATTATCGAAGTGCTTGAGACGGGGGCGCCTGTGGTGCTCGACGAGGCCTATGCCGAGTTCTCGCGGGAGAGTAGCACTGGCCTCGTGAAGGACTACGACAACCTGATAGTCCTCAGAACGTTCTCGAAGGCCTTCGGCCTTGCCGGGGCGAGGCTCGGCTACGCGGTGGCGAGTGAAGAAACCATGGAGCAGCTCAGGAAGCTCCGGCCCCCGTTCAGCGTGAACTCGCTCTCCCTCGCGACAGCCGACTTCATGCTCAACCATCTCGACTACGTGAGGAAAATCATCCGCTACATCGTCTCGGAGCGCGAGAGGCTCTACCATGCCCTCAGGCCTTACGCCTACCCGAGCGAGGCGAACTTCCTCCTGGTAAAGCTCGACGCCCATGACTTTCTCCTTGAGCGCGGGATTGCGGTTAAAAAGCTCTCCGGAAGGCTTGAGGGGCACATTAGAATAACGGTCGGCAGAAAAGAAGAAAACGATGCGCTTCTGGATGCCCTGCGGGAGTTTTTGGAGGTTGCCCCATGA